From a region of the Falco cherrug isolate bFalChe1 chromosome 9, bFalChe1.pri, whole genome shotgun sequence genome:
- the POLE3 gene encoding DNA polymerase epsilon subunit 3 has product MAERPEDLNLPNAVITRIIKEALPDGVNISKEARSAISRAASVFVLYATSCANNFAMKGKRKTLNAGDVLSAMEEMEFQRFVAPLKESLEVYRREQKGKKEARKDKDKKADSEEQDKSREEENDDDDERMEEEEQNEEEEVDN; this is encoded by the exons ATGGCGGAGAGACCGGAGGACCTGAACCTGCCCAACGCCGTCATCACCCGCATCATCAAGGAggcg cttcctgaTGGAGTCAATATTTCCAAAGAAGCTCGGAGTGCAATATCTCGAGCGGCAAGTGTGTTCGTGCTTTATGCAACATCGTG TGCAAATAACTTTGCCatgaaggggaagaggaaaacacTGAATGCTGGCGATGTTCTCTCTGCCATGGAGGAAATGGAGTTTCAGCGATTTGTAGCCCCTTTGAAAGAATCACTGGAAG tttaCAGGCgtgaacagaaaggaaagaaagaagccaGGAAAGACAAAGACAAGAAGGCAGACTCGGAAGAGCAAGAtaagagcagagaggaagagaatgatgatgatgacgaaaggatggaggaagaagagcaaaatgaggaggaggaggtggacaACTGA